The Opitutaceae bacterium genome window below encodes:
- a CDS encoding sugar isomerase domain-containing protein, with protein sequence MSYSERYFNEVMQRLDVARKSNAAAIRQIAPAIGQSIAAGGVLHVFGSGHSEVIAREIIGRAGGLACVSGILDPTGGFIENLVGYGSSLIARHDRQYQLLPGETIIVISNSGKNVSPIEVALYAKEKKLNVVGLLSLAMSRAAATVHPGGRRLHEIADHILDNGGVPGDTLIDVRPRQFTGTASDSVSSPEPLLSGPTSTVIGAMLLNLLMLEVIEWLQKNGHTPPLLRSQNLPGAIEYNRTVGKPYQHRLSRQLA encoded by the coding sequence ATGTCCTACTCCGAACGCTATTTCAACGAGGTGATGCAACGCCTCGACGTCGCCAGGAAATCCAATGCAGCGGCCATCAGGCAAATCGCGCCAGCGATCGGCCAATCAATCGCGGCCGGCGGCGTGCTTCATGTCTTCGGAAGCGGACACAGCGAAGTCATCGCCCGTGAAATCATCGGACGCGCCGGAGGGCTGGCCTGCGTCAGCGGCATTCTCGATCCCACCGGCGGCTTCATCGAAAACCTGGTGGGCTATGGATCGTCGCTGATCGCACGCCACGACCGCCAGTACCAGCTGCTGCCGGGCGAAACGATCATTGTCATTTCCAACTCGGGAAAAAACGTGTCGCCGATCGAGGTCGCCCTCTACGCGAAGGAAAAGAAACTCAATGTCGTGGGCCTGCTCTCGCTTGCCATGTCCCGGGCCGCAGCCACCGTTCATCCGGGAGGACGGCGCCTGCACGAGATCGCAGACCACATTCTTGACAATGGCGGAGTGCCGGGAGACACGCTCATTGACGTTCGTCCGCGGCAATTCACCGGAACTGCATCGGATTCGGTGTCCAGCCCGGAGCCGCTTCTGTCAGGTCCCACGTCCACCGTGATCGGCGCCATGCTGCTCAATCTCCTCATGCTCGAAGTCATAGAGTGGTTGCAGAAGAACGGCCACACGCCTCCTCTGCTGCGGAGCCAGAATCTGCCGGGCGCGATCGAATACAACCGCACGGTCGGCAAGCCCTACCAGCACCGCCTCAGCCGTCAGCTCGCCTGA